TGAAGGTTCCGTCAGTGTCGGATTTATATGTACACTTAAAATTGTCTGTATGATTGTTTAGCAGGGAACTATGTACTCGACATTTGAGAAAATCCTTAGATGGGTTTGTTGAGGATGAAAATCAGAGTGTCGGATTGTACTTTTCGAGTTTTATAGGTGAAAGTTggggttttgaattttaatggcCATACAAACGGTATTCAGGTTTATACGTCGTCTATGATAAATCTTCAACCACAAGTATTCCCAAATTAAGCAGAAGGCTGCAGCTTAGACGAGCTTAAGCAACTGAAAAATAGGGAAATTTGAAAGTTAGGAATTAAGAGAGAAATTTCTCACCTGTTCTACACTCTATTCATAAATTACGTAGATATAATAAAACTCCTTTATACTCCTACGTCCTAATATATTAATTataagaaataaagaaaaatgacTTGTTTTGGTTCACACGTTCCCTAATCGGAAATAGGAAAGAAAATCTACATGATTACCCCAGAAACATATTTACTAAGTTGATTAAGACTTCAATACAGTTCCTAAATCCTAGAGATGGATTATCTTCTTCAAACTATGCTTCTTGGGCAATTGACCGCCAAAAAGAAGTTCTCTTAAACAACTTTTGACCAGCTAGCATGTAATTCAAGCTCAATAAGGAAGCTTACCTCTGCTCTGCTTGAAAACATGGCAAAAGAAACAACCTTGAGTGTTAAGTAGATTCACACCAAACTGTTACGCATTGTGCTGTATGTTACTTTTTAAACCGAGCTATGAATCTAATTCAGCACTGTGACGCACCATCGATAGGACTCAATTTTGTGTGCTCTTGCATCAGGACAAGGGTAGAATGAAAAAATTGTTGTGGCAGGAGTTTTTTGTTAGGGTGAGGGGGTGTGGTGGGGGTTAGTGAGGGGGTGTGGTGAGGGTTAGTGAGGAGAGTAGTAAGTTGAATGGTTGAAGCTTACTATTGGTGATATTGTCAGTGCCCTTTTATTTTCGCAATTCCTCGAGCTGGTTGGGGTACAAGACTTGGTTCATCAGTGTCTTGTTAGTTAGATGGTCTAGTTTCGTTCTATAGTGATGTTGCTCTTTTAAAGTttcttaatgtgttttattaatatttcttagcTATTGAAGGGTATCTGTGCTGTGTGAACTAGCTTTTTATATACGCCGGAGTAACTTTTTTCTTTAACACAGACACAACTTCCTtgtaagattttatttttcaattttcattTTGTCCCTTGGGTGAAGGGGAAAGGTTATTTCAAGCTACTTTATCCTGAAACTAGTTTCTTGCTACTTCGTTGCATGTCATAAAGGGAAGATTTTATATGTAGATTAGTCTTCTTCTTACTTAGGGACTCTTGGTTTCCCAACAAGGGAATTGAACAACTTTTTAGAGGAAAGGGAAGTAAATAGTAGGAACATGCAATCTTAACCACTGTTACCTGATTCACTAGTATGTGATCCGGTACGGGTATGCAATTCGCTACCTAATTTGCTAAATTAAACCAAAAATGTACCATTTTAATGTTATAATTCTTTTTTTCGGTTTGCGGCTCGTGGGGGTTATTAGGGAATTAGGTAAAGCTGGTCTTAACTATAGCCAATGCTCAATGTAAAATAGCTGTTTGGGAAGTTGTGTTCCGTTAGTGAATCTTTGTTATTCTTTCCAATTTCAAAGGATTCAAAAACATCTTGGGCTCTGAGCTGATGTGTTAATCTCTTCCTTTCATGTACTTGAAGTGAGTCAATCTTATACATCTTTGCTCATTCTTTTCAGGGTTATATTGTATTGAATAGACCGTGGGCATTTGTTCAGTGGCTTGTAAAGGCTCCAATTAAGGAGGAGTAAGTTCTGTTTCTTCTGTGACTTGGAATTATGATTCGATGTCAATGAAATTCAGCACAGATTTTTCTACTTTGCAGTTATATATTGATGGCTGAGCCTGATCACATATTTTTGAGGCCTTTACCTAATTTAGCACTTGGAGGACTTCCAGCGGCTTTCCCCTTTTTCTACATTAAGCCTGCTGACCATGAAAATATTGTGAGGAAGTTTTATCCCGAGGACAGAGGGCCTGTCACAAATGTTGATCCAATTGGAAATTCTCCTGTAATAATAAAAAAGGTAGTTTTTTCTATAAACTATTTTTGAAAAACCAACCATGTGTTTCTCTGTTATTTATAAATGATAAAATAATAGCCCTAGTTTGTTGTTTTCGTTTACTTTTGTCTGTTCGTCTTATAAACTTGTATAAAGATTTGTGTTTATATATATATCTTTTTCGTTTTAAAGTAAACAAACATGCTTGTTGAATGCCCAGGAAATACTGGCGAAGATTGCACCTACGTGGATGAATGTTTCTTTGAAAATGAAAGAGGATCCAGAGACTGATAAAACTTTTGGATGGGTGTTAGAAATGTAAGAGGCTTTTctagaaaagagtttgtttcTTGTGTGTTTCTGACCTTTGTTTCAGTCAGTTATGACCAGAAATCTCTAAATTTGGCTTAGGTATGCATACGCCATTGCATCTGCATTACATGGGGTGAAGCATATTCTTCAAAAGGATTTTATGCTCCAGGTATGTCATTTTGTTGTAAAATATCATCATCATTACTTCCCCACCTTGCCTCCCTTCCCCTTTTCTGTCCTTGAACACTCCTCAATAGAGTACCTTGTTTCTGCTAAACTCTCTAATATGGGGTAATATATTATTTCAGCCTCCATGGGATCTAACGACTAAAGACAAGTATATTCTTCACTACACTTATGGATGTGACTACAACAAGAAGGTACTTTTACTCTTCTAGTACTGCAATTATTTGTGTTTGAAATTTAGTATTTTGCTTGTTGCACTATGATTGCAAATTCTTAGATGATAATTGCTTCATGTTTACCATGTTAGGGAGAACTTACATATGGTAAAATTGGTGAGTGGAGATTTGATAAAAGGTCACACTTGCGTGGACCACCACCTAAAAACCTAACCATGCCTCCTCCAGGAGTTCCTGAAAGTGTGGTAAGTTAACTTCTTATTTTTTGGGGACTATTTTCTGGTTCACTCTTCTATTGCCTTTGGATTGTGGGCCACAACAACCAACATATTCAGTCAAGCTACTTTTTTGGTTTACATGAGAAGGTTATTGTTTGTGGACTTaattatactacctccgtttcacaatacttgcatcatttcttttttcaTGTATTCCAGCACgcttctttgaacattaatatctctaattgcgtataagtaaaaattactAAAACTTGATATTTAGAATCTTTACATTGAtacgaatttaataaaatccCACTTGACTATGATTCTTCTTacataatgtgaaagaataaATGTCAAAGTTGGTTAATGAATAGTATTCAAAtgagaaacgatgcatctattgcgaaacggaggtagtacgaaGTATAAGTTTTGCATGAATGTAATAATATAGAAGTATTTGTTATATCTGTTTCATGATCTAGTCAACATGCTAGAATGTTTACCAATGCATTCATGATTTTATGAAGTATTTTGAAATGTCGTTTCATGAAATTATGAAGAGTACTCCGTGGTAATTCTATTGTAAATGTCTTGTACATGATGATATGAACTACTGATTCGGGGTTGCGGCGACTAAGCTTGCACGCCATAGGTGAACCATAAGCTGTGGAAATGTGTAGAGAAATGGATTTACAGCTACTGGAACCTTTGAGTCATCACCTTCTCTTTCTTCCTTTAATATATTGCTATTAGTGACTTTCTTATTTGTTACTCTTCAACAACACGCCTTTTAGATTTTGTGCAAGATTTAGGAGCCTTTAACTTTGTTGTCTGACTTACTCATTCGAATCGTTTTTAACCAGTTGGCCATCATAAATGGAAACTGATAACCTTTATTTAAGAGCTGTAATTATACCATTTCACAATTTAACTTATTTCCCCGTAAAGAGGAAAACTTTGCTTGCGTGCCATTAAGTCCTTTGTACATCTTTCAGCTTGCATTCATTTATCAAGTATTTTATCCAGGATACATTTCTGTAAGATTGTTAAATCTCTGTCTCAGATTTTTGTCCCTAGCCAGTTTGCATATGAAAACTGATAGCTTTTTAAAAATTCGGAGCTGGGTTCTTACAATCTCCACCCTCTTCCCCCTCCAATAACAGGTAGATGAGAGGAAGCCCACTTGCATACCAATGACGCAATAGAATTTTTCTGCTCTACTTTTCTGTTTGCAAGGCATATACTTTTAATTCCGTATATATTCAGTTTATCATTCGTTCATTGATCTTTTATTTGATATAAGAGATCCTGTCTGTGAAAAATTGTGGCGGAAAATTTTAATGATACATTGTTCGAGTCATTTATATTCCTTTTTTTGTGTGGTGGGGAGTAGAAAAGTAGTGGAAATAGACTGGTGAATGTAGATTTGTCCGGCTTCTTTGTTAGCTCTGTTTCGCTCCCTTGGTGAAACTTGAATGTTCACTGAGTTTAGACCTTTTTCTCTCTTGCACTTGAGAATTTGGTCATATTATGTAGTTAGTGCTGATTACTTGTGTGAAAAGAATATCATTTGAAGGGTACATAGCTTCTTTGGATCTCCTCATTTCTTCTGTTCTTTTGAACTGATGCCTTTTAGCCGCATATtggattttcttggttttagaaTTTATGTAAAATTTTGCTCCGGCATTTGAAGGCGTATTATTTGCTGAAAGTGCCTGAAACACAGATTGGAAGTATTTGTATATACAGCTTTCGTGTTTCTTTACCAATCTAACATGTGGTTTGGTAGTGAAGCACTGTTCTTAAGATCCTGAACCTAACAATTAGGTAATCTGGGTTTGGAAAAGGAAAACTTTATGATTTTGCACCCGGAAAGTGTAAAGCTATTGTAGCTAGTTGATTATTTTGTACTTTGAAGTGTGTTATCAAAGTATCTCTAATTCTAGATACACTTTTTGTAATTGGCAGGTGACCCTTGTTAGTATGGTGAATGAAGCTACTGCCAACATTCCAAACTGGGACAAAAAGTAGTCTCGTGGTAATGGTAAACTGCATATTGAGTACCAAAGTGACTTTGAAAAGTTCTATTGTATACTTGTGTGAAGCGACAAGTTTACTGATGAATGCAGACCTTAGATGTATATTTCAGACCTTGACAACTTCTAATCTCAAACGCAAGAAAGCTACACCCTCAGGCCTCAAAGaaggattttttatttttattttagggTATCTTAAAAATGTCCAGGGATTTCCTGTGTGAAGATTCAAATTGGGGGACGAATCTCTAACCTGATTATACAAACGCTGCAGCAGCAAAATCAAAgaataggttttttttttttttgatggtgGGATGGGGCATCAGGAAGGTACTAAGACTGTTAACTCGAGCTCAGTACTTGACTGAGATATAGCTATGGTTTTTTTGGTTGTAATCTGAAATTGTGTAGAGACGGGAGGTTTTCGCCTTTTCGGAGTTAATATTTTGTAATTGAGATATTGAACTTAAGGATCAGAGTATCCAATACGAAAGTCATGAAAATTTGTTCCGGCAGTTTATCAAATTTGCATGTTTGGATTGATTGTTGTGATTCATATTGATGCAATGGGAATCATAATTAGGATTTATCATGATACCCAAATTAAATGTTCTTCTGCGCGTTCATTTGATTACAACTACATACGACTATACGAGTAGTCTCATAGTCTACGTGTTCATCCAGATCCAGATCCAGTTTGAGGAAGCTGGACTCGGGTCCGGTGAATAACAAACGCTGGAAGTTACTAAAGCCCAAATTGACAAATCTTTCTATTTTTACTGCACCTTTGTGCTGCCATTGCCATTTGCCATTTGCCATTTGCCAATACAACAACAAATGGAATGTTACCAACATCCCAAATTCATCTATCAATTTATCAAAGGCTTTGCAAATTGCAACATAACCTAAGATGTCCCCCTGTGTTAAATCTAAAATCTAAAATCTCCCCTAATAGGCTAAATGGCTAATATGgatatttttcttttgacaATCTCCAAGTTACTTTCCTCACTTCTCATCAACATGTGCCAATGGCTGTGCATGTTTTCAAGTAAATCAAACTCAACCaaaaaacaacaaattcaaaTCTCAGTATATTATCTCTTTATGTACCTAAATCCGTTTCTTTACAACTCCGTATTCTTATAAATGGTTGAGGGCCTTGACTCCTTGAGAGTTGAGACAGAGAATTCAAGTGCTGCAGCCTGCAGGTTAAGGCATCTAAGGCTTGTCCTCTACTTAGGGGGCACGACACTCAGTAGTACCTCCTCAATATTTGACTTTTAACAACTCTTTTTGGTATTTTAGTCCTACTTTTTTTTACGGAAAACTGATTTTGATGCATATTTATGCAAAATTTCCCTAATTGTAGTGGAAAAGGCTAGGGATACACTTGGTGTGCAAAGGTATCTTGCACACCACCAATTACACAATGCCATCTCACAAATTCCactaaaaaaagagagggaaaagctttctgaaataatttttttgggcGGCAAATATTTTCAGCCATTTGCGCCATTCTGTTCTTTGAGCGGGATTTAATTGCGCCAAAATACCCATTTTTCATATTTGCGCCAAACACCTCTTCACCTCAAATTTTCATCTTTCACCTCCACTAATAATAAGAGAACTGCAAAGAGCCATTTTTTCTGGTTTATATTGCTAAAGCAACTGCAAAGTATGTGATTCATTTTTCCCACCCTCTGAATTTCTATTTCTCATTCTATTTTCTGCCATTTTCGAATGCATTAACTATCTAAATgagttataattttttttcgaGGCATATAAAAGTCTGCCATTAAAAGAACTTCCATGGATTTAGTGATGCATATAACCTGTTTGATGAAATTACTAAGAGATTTTCAATCATATTTATTATAGTGTTTCAGTTGAGATGTACTGGAAATGATGAATTGAAAGTGACAAAAGCTGGACCTATTGCAATGGCtggaaaaaaatatttaatattgcaATGGATGTAACTATTATTCGTCTTCTACGAAtctggagatgatgaattggaAGTTACAATGTTGAACCTTTTGTATAGCAATAAACCTGTTTGATTAAGTTATCATTTTGATTCTAGAAATTGTATAGACGATACTCCTAAATGTGTTTTGGTTGTAGAATTTGTATAAAAAATActcattaaaattaaaaaaaaaatatgaatagggaaaaaatatattatttttcaacAACCACATAGGTTCGAACACGGGTTTAGCTAGTGTAAGGGTAATCAAGTAACCAATTTAAcggggggtatcagcacatcataGTGGGCTACCTAAAATTTTATACAAGATACGATAGCTAATGAAGTTCATAAACAGTATGTATTCCGATTTCAGTATACATGTAATGATCCCACAAATTAAAACACGATCTCTTCAAATGCAACATTTATTAACAAgattttcacaattaaaacacTCCGTCAAAAAATAAACTCGTGTTTGTTGAACTTattcatcaaaaataaaaataaaacaaatttatctGAATTACCCTTTGTGCATCAGGAATCAACTTGGGTTCATAATTCGACGTGGTGAAGACTCTCGTGATGAAATTAATTCATTTGTCAAGTGAAAGATTTCACGACTTAATTCATTCGTGATGaagttattttcttattttattgtaTTATACTAAGAGGTGATTTGTTAATTGATACCATCagaatttaaaaaatatatatatgatTAAAAGAACTAAAATCATACTCAGCTCCCTCCATATAGATAAAAATGTTTTATGTTGCAAATGTtaacgtgctgatacccctttgtcATCATGGACTTATGGTCATTGCTTTACCGCTTGAACTTCAATATATTTGCGATCAACATGCCTTCCAATCCTGGCTCTAGCAAAAACaatgtttttaaaaaatgaCATCTTTTTATGGGATCATTGATTTTTATAAGTCGTATAAATTGGTATTGCAATTGTagacgtgctgataccccttgtcATAGTGGTGGTAACTTCAACGCTTTTGCCTAACATTCACCCGTGTTCGAATCTTAACAATAggttatgattttattttttaaaaatcccACGTTTCTTTCAATTGATGAACCAAAATCATTATGAATTTTTATTTGTTGTGTTCAAAAGTAATTATAGTTGATCCTttaaaaacaaaacatattCTATGTACTATAAACCCTTCTCTGAAACTAAAATCATGTTATATGTAAAAAGTTGATTATTTTGATCATTTACATAAAAGAGATTATATGTAAAACAAACCCCTCCTAAAATCAACACCATGTTAATTGTATTTGTTGTGTTCAAAACTAAATATTTTGTGgtcctattaaaaaaaatagatttacgtaaAATATACCACtcccaaaaattcagaaaactttgatcaaaataaataattgtttagaaatcatctcaatctaaatcctatataaaaaaataaaaaataataaaaattatgttACAAATGTTAACAAATCatttatgggatcattttaaTAAACTATAAATCATAGTTATAGAATTAAGAATATATTTTGGGTAACTCGTTACTTTTATGGAAATGATTAGATTTAGTGTAAAAATCGTCAATGTATAATTATAAGTATCATTGAACTATATATAGTATCATTATGAATAATATGAGTTATTTTTAACCGCCTATACTTCGTGATATGTGTAGCCGTAAAGTTTGTTTATGGGGACTAACACAAAAGTTATTATCCCCATTGTTTATCAACATTGGttgtaacaattaattaatatgaatattacatttaaaaaaaatataagtcaTGATCTTAAGAAAACCCAAAATGATAGTAAAGAATAATATTGAATAATACGCGAAAAATGTCCGTACGACAATAATTTGTGTCaagttatatatattttatttatgctaACCTAATTTTATAATGGtacacaaataaataaataattatttagaaatcatctcaattttttttaagttatatactccgtatattttatttacattaaCCTAATTGTATAACGTTACACAAATATTATAATTTGaatgaaaattaaataattgTTTAGAAATAATTTCAATCTAAGtcctatatataaaaaaataaaaaaataaaaattatgttgCAAATATTACAAATCAATTATGggatcattttaataaaaaaaaatcatatttatagAATTCGAATGTTATTTGGGTAACTCCTTTTATGGAAATTATTAAATTTAGTGTAAAAATCGTCAACATATAATTATAAGTATCATTTAACTATATATAGTATGAGTTATTTTTTCACGCCTATTTTCATGTTATGTGCAGCCGTAAAGTTTTTTTATGGGGACTAACACAACATTTATTATCCATATTGTTTATCAACATTGGTtataacaaataattaatataaatattaaatttaaaaaaatatataagtcATGATCTTAAGAAAACCCAAATTGAtagtaaaatataatatttaataatacGCGAAAATGTTCGTATGACAATAATTTGTATCaagttatatatattttatttatgttaaccTAATTTTATACGGTACacacatatttaaataattatttagaaATCACCTCGATTTGTTTTAagctatatatatttttttatttacgcTAACCTAATTGTATAATGGTACACAAATGTtataattgaatgaaaaatcaataattGTTGTGAAATCATCTGAatctaaatagataaaaattaaaatgtcaTCAGATTATAGTAGGGTTTAGGGATCATTTTAGTGAGTGATAAAGACTCGTTGCTTGCCACCATGATTATTTACAAGGaaataacatattatttgaatttgTCACAGATCATTTACGAGATCATTTTAGTGATAAAGAAATCAGAGAACTGAGCTAATTTTGTTCTACTCCGTACAATTTTTTGGTAACTTGTTACTTTTATCGGGAGCACGCGAATATTTAATGTCCCTATTATCAAAGAGGTATATTGGAAATATAACATTGGATTTATATTTACTCtagaaaattattttaaaaacttTACTGTTAGGATCGGAAGTTCAATAAATAGTTCCTTGTACATAATTTTTGTTTATCATACTCGGCGTGTAGTCCAATGAATAGTTCTTTGATTTTCTCTAAGATAAAATGATCCCGTATAACTATCTAtttagattaaaaaaaatgttttgtTATGCATTTACAAGGATTCGAACACAGGGCCTCTATAAGATAATGTATTGCGGTGACCAATATGGCaagggggtatcagcacatctaCAACAATatcataaatatatttattgtatttattttaataagttATTTCAGTTTCGCTTTTGACTTTCTCTAAAATAAAATGATCCCGTATAATTATctattcagattaaaaaaaatattgtgttACGCAGTTGCAAGGATTCGAACACGGGTGCAGGGTACATAATCAAGGTGCGTCTTGGTGACCATCttggcaaggggtatcagcacctGAATATTTACAATACAAAGTATACAACAAGAATGATTATAGATTTTATGATAAGAATTCAATTACATCCTACTGTGTTAGATGTCAATAAAATGATCCTCTAAAtacattatatattttattgagCATGAACAAAGGAAATCTGATTCTGCGTTTCCAAGATTAATCTGAACTTCAATTGCAATTATAGATTTTATGTTGCAGtataaattgttaatttattaaatctgattttatttaatcagGGATTTGTTGCAAATTCATAAATTTGGGACATTCCAATTCCAATTGCAAATTCGTTAATTTGGGATTTATCAATTGCAAGTAACCACCATGAATCCGCCCAAAAAATAGCACCACCACAATTTTCGATTGTCTGTGGAGGAGGAAAATGAAGGTGGCGATCGTCGAAGAGAGAAATTTGTTTTTGGGCATCGGCGCGATGAAATTCTGGGGATGGAATTTAGTTAATGAACCCTAAAGCCGCCGCTAAAAGTCACGGTTCACCCGCCGCTAAAAACTCAAGTAAAATAGATGTGTAACtcctaacattttcataaacatctaCCCAGTAAGTTGTTTACTTCTTGTTATAATACAAAATTATGACCCACCACCAAGATTAGAAAAGATAGATAAAACACATGAATGTGTTATAATATTATCTACGATTATAAATGATCATTTCACCTTTACATAAATCATATGTAGAATTCTCAAACTCGGTAAAATTAGATGTCTTATAATATTATCTACGATTATAAAATGTGTTATAATATTATCTACGGTTATAAAGGATCATTTCACCTTTACATAAATCATATGTAGAATTCTCAAACTCGGtaaaattagattaaaagatttatgtttgcaatgacttacgtgctgataccccttgctacaaTGGTCACTACTAAGCTGTTACAACATCTACTCTATCTGCGCAAACCAGTGTTCGATTCTTCTCAAGAGGATAAAtaaccaattttttttaattgcggATCAAAACTATTTTACGGGATCATTTTAGTCATGAAAAGATCAAAATATTAGATGATTTTTTGGTTACTCGTTTCCTTTATGGGGAATGCCACTAATTGCATTTTTGgggaattaaagataattaattgCTGATTGTTGAgaacttaaaacaaatttgaaattcaaaattaaaatttcagtttgaaattttcaaaatagaggaatcttttAAAATTGAGGTGGCATATTATAAGTGGTGGTGTGCAAGATGCTCTTGCACACCTTGTGTACTTCTATCATCATCCAATTGTAGTACAACCATAACTAAAGACTAACGACCATTTGCTGCGTTGAGTCATTTCCAAGAACATGTAACATGTTTTGTGCATTAAGACATTTGTTTGTGTAAATAATAACTACTTTATGCTCTTCATATTCCGAAATAAATCAAGTACGAATAACCACCGTTATTCAACATTTTATTCTTTCTAACATTATAATTTACACATTACAATCTACGTGATCAGATCATTATCATACCACTACTTTATTTACTCCCCCTACAACACCATGTCGTACCCGTACCCGTACCCGTACCCGTTTACAATTTGCGAAATAAGTTAGTCCGTACAAAGGTAAATTTGCCGACGAGTTCACGTGGTGTCTTCATTTCGCTGTCTTCAGGACAATTGATAGTAGACAAAGATTAAAGAGAAACAAACAAGGGAAGAGGTTTCACTGCaaaatattattgtttttgtttgtttttgcctacatttttatgaaattggaatttgttaaatcaaaacaaatattatatgtaaattcaacaaatatttttataaaaaagggTACCAAAAGTAGATCTGTTTTCTTGTGTTCCACTAGCTTGTATTATCCTTTGCCTAATTTTTAAACACCTGCTTTtcaaaagggacacattactaATAAACAATGTATCTTACCACTATTTTACACACGGAGATATCACTAGAGTTCGTAATGAGTAAATTAATGACACAAAGATACGATGTGTTTCTAAGTTAGATTAGTTAATTTCTTTACTATTGTTTTAAGTATAAATATATTTGTCACGTGACATCTTTCCTCATTTAGGATGTTACTATATTACTCCGGTAGTTATCAATGAATACACTATGGTACACTAAATTTAAACTTTGTGATCGTGCAAGGTTAATTAATAGAAACATATCCACTGTATTATACCAAGTATTTAGTTATTAGGTTAGTTTTCGTGCAATACAcgtaacaaaattaaaaattatacgAAGTAACATAATTGATTTCTTATAATAATTATAGAACGCAATCATTATTTTGTGTAGTGTAGTTAACTTTTCTTCAACATCTTTAAACATTTCTTTATTAGAACGcaaattatttgtttttttatatatgtaaaataaATCAAGAACGCATTAGAACAAATAATTTTCCATGTACCTTTTAGTACTTTTTTTAAGGTTAGTGTTCCGGTATGGATTAAGAATGGTTGGAGAGGTCCAATTGCTTGCCTGATCTACTTCTTCCTGATTGTATTCTGCATGGATAACAGTGGTAAGCTACTCTCAGGTGTGATTCGATATCCCCCTCCGATGCCAGTCTGAGATTATAGAGAATGTGAGATTATGGTTGGGGGAAATGATTGGGACTACGTACCTTTCATAATAAGTGAGGTCCATATATATAGACACATGTCGGATATACGGATGATACGGATCGTACCCATGAGATAGCGACGCGTTGACTTTCCTTTCATAGATTACTTGATGTCATCGACATCATCCCAATGCTGGTAAGGATGGTTAGTCGTCTGGAAAGTTGCTTGCATTATGATTGTTAACCTTTTCTTAAATAAGGGTGTTACGTACCATCGGGCTGATATCAcacccgtacaactagccccctcaaaTTTCTCTACTGACTGTAGACTTTAAACATTTTGAAAATTGGACTGGATTTTAAATTCAAAAGTTTTCACTTTTGACCGCCCATTCTTTCTGACACGTGGCGGTACTTCAGTCTTGTTGCGACACGCGTCGCTCATCTCAACGGTTGTGATGCGAGTGAAATGAtcgattcaacttttgctaacTGCCTAATCAGAAACTCTTGGGTTTCCTTTTTTACTATATAACCCTCCTTTTtgtttttaccttttttttactttctctctcttccattTTCACTTTCTCTTCTGA
This sequence is a window from Spinacia oleracea cultivar Varoflay chromosome 1, BTI_SOV_V1, whole genome shotgun sequence. Protein-coding genes within it:
- the LOC110789793 gene encoding hydroxyproline O-arabinosyltransferase RDN2, whose product is MIERKNMGRASPLLLILLVLGFFFATYNLITLVIHNRRLNLWVRNDGGIEMLTDPIIEIPEHLKRLKGGREPFHVALTATDAPYSKWQCRIMYYWYKKQKELPGSDFGGFTRILHSGRSDDLMEEIPTFVVDPLPAGIDRGYIVLNRPWAFVQWLVKAPIKEDYILMAEPDHIFLRPLPNLALGGLPAAFPFFYIKPADHENIVRKFYPEDRGPVTNVDPIGNSPVIIKKEILAKIAPTWMNVSLKMKEDPETDKTFGWVLEMYAYAIASALHGVKHILQKDFMLQPPWDLTTKDKYILHYTYGCDYNKKGELTYGKIGEWRFDKRSHLRGPPPKNLTMPPPGVPESVVTLVSMVNEATANIPNWDKK